In one window of Mauremys reevesii isolate NIE-2019 linkage group 22, ASM1616193v1, whole genome shotgun sequence DNA:
- the LOC120388157 gene encoding butyrophilin subfamily 1 member A1-like, producing the protein MGQIIGFGRVQEKKDELQVILDELQVELNELRVELNWRRTQKYADDITLNPATAHPNLSISEVKKFTHKPEPQKVPPAPERFDSTVCVLGSEGFSSGKHYWEVEVVSSTDWDLGVARKSIQRKGKLSLSPKEGFWALGLSGRDYWAKTDPWTRVMVQRKPKKIGVYLSYQERQVTFFNVTDMSVLFTFNNCSFSEEVCPFFKNSHKETTMRICSIREDE; encoded by the exons atgaACTCCAAGTAATACTGG ATGAACTCCAAGTAGAACTGA aTGAACTCCGAGTAGAACTGA ATTGGAGAAGGACTCAAAAGTATGCAG atgacatcacTCTTAATCCAGCCACAGCCCACCCCAACCTCTCCATTTCCGAGGTTAAGAAATTTACTCATAAACCTGAACCTCAGAAAGTTCCACCAGCTCCAGAGAGGTTCGATTCAACTGTCTGTGTGTTGGGCTCTGAAGGATTCTCCTCTGGAAAgcactactgggaggtggaggttgTGAGCAGCACTGACTGGGACCTGGGAGTGGCCCGAAAATCCatacagagaaaaggaaaacttTCCCTGTCCCCTAAAGAGGGATTCTGGGCTCTGGGTCTGAGTGGGAGAGATTATTGGGCAAAAACTGATCCATGGACCCGGGTCATGGTGCAGAGAAAGCCCAAGAAAATTGGAGTTTATCTTAGTTACCAAGAGAGGCAGGTGACCTTTTTCAATGTAACTGACATGTCTGTGTTGTTCACATTTAATAATTGTTCATTCTCAGAAGAGGTTTGTCCATTCTTTAAAAATTCACACAAAGAAACAACAATGAGAATTTGTTCTATAAGAGAAGATGAATGA